The genome window CTTTGACGAAGTGTGATCATCTTAAAAAGCAGGAATGGCTTGGTATCCAAAAAAAAATTACCAAAGATTTGGGTATTCCCATCGAGTGGAGTCATATCTTTTCGAGTAAAACAAAAGAGGGAGCCAAAAGCTTGTGGTACAAGTTGGAGAAGTTTTGACATGACCCTAGAACCTCTTATTGCAGCCGATTTGGAAAAAATACTGGAAATTGAAAACCGTTGTTTCAGCGAACCTTATTCTCGTGAACTTTGGGAAGAAGAATTGAAACTCGATGTGGCCCATCCTTTTGTTCTAAAAAAAGATAATCAAATTGTTGCTTATCTTGATTTCTGGGCTATTCGCGGGGAAGCCCAATTGATTAAAATTGCCGTAGATCCTGTCTTTCAACGACAAGGATTGGGAGCATATCTCCTGCGTGCATTTGAAGAAAAATGTCGTGAACAAAAAGTGGACGAAATCCTTTTAGAAGTGCGCCCGAGTAATCAATCGGCGATTGCTTTATATAAAAAAATGGGTTT of Deltaproteobacteria bacterium contains these proteins:
- the rimI gene encoding ribosomal protein S18-alanine N-acetyltransferase gives rise to the protein MTLEPLIAADLEKILEIENRCFSEPYSRELWEEELKLDVAHPFVLKKDNQIVAYLDFWAIRGEAQLIKIAVDPVFQRQGLGAYLLRAFEEKCREQKVDEILLEVRPSNQSAIALYKKMGFEKVRVRKKYYSDNQEDAWEMTKRLY